In Erpetoichthys calabaricus chromosome 2, fErpCal1.3, whole genome shotgun sequence, a genomic segment contains:
- the LOC114643011 gene encoding ADP-ribosylation factor-like protein 14, which yields MGVLGSKRPHLKTASVMMIGLDATGKSLLLYRLKLGKVISSVPTIGFNVCMIEALKGFSLTIWDVGGQKQMRQHWKHYCQDMAGVVYVVDSTDKSRLKESKRELELILKSEHLKAVPLVLLANKQDIPGALNAAEITKEFKLKKLCSDRDWYVQPCSAVSGAGLEEGLKKIAELVKMSVTSKAEQFIGPAKNAKP from the coding sequence ATGGGAGTTCTTGGCTCTAAGCGGCCTCATTTGAAGACTGCGTCTGTAATGATGATTGGCCTCGATGCTACGGGAAAGTCACTTTTACTGTATCGGTTAAAGCTGGGAAAGGTCATCTCAAGTGTCCCAACGATTGGCTTCAATGTGTGCATGATTGAAGCATTGAAAGGGTTCTCTCTGACAATCTGGGATGTTGGAGGACAGAAGCAGATGAGACAGCACTGGAAGCATTACTGTCAGGACATGGCTGGAGTTGTATATGTGGTAGACAGCACTGACAAAAGTCGACTAAAGGAGTCTAAGAGGGAGCTGGAGCTGATCCTTAAAAGTGAGCACTTAAAGGCGGTTCCATTAGTTCTCCTGGCAAACAAGCAAGACATTCCTGGAGCCTTGAATGCGGCTGAAATCACCAAGGAGTTCAAGCTGAAGAAactgtgcagtgacagggactggTATGTGCAACCGTGCTCAGCTGTGTCTGGGGCTGGCTTGGAAGAAGGCCTCAAAAAGATAGCAGAGCTTGTCAAAATGAGTGTGACTTCAAAAGCTGAGCAATTTATAGGCCCTGCTAAAAATGCCAAACCATAA